Proteins found in one Cyanobacteria bacterium FACHB-DQ100 genomic segment:
- a CDS encoding 5-(carboxyamino)imidazole ribonucleotide synthase produces MRIGVIGGGQLAWMMADAAKKLNLELVIQTPSSDDPAVAIAQDTLFALVNDAAATTKLSDRVDVITFENEFVDLAALSQIRSACFRPSLSALKSLLDKYDQRCFLKANGLPTPKFWQPGEQPVSFPIVVKTRRLGYDGQGTWIIRDQAAWDLAMTKLDAVPIVLEEFVPFERELAVMAARSITGEIVVYPVVETQQENQVCRRVIAPAEISESVAKEISAIAHTLLDQLEVVGIYGIELFLTKDDRVLVNEIAPRTHNSGHYTIEACETSQFEQQLRAVSGLPLGNAALICPGAVMVNLLGFERAESDYLDKRAAIAQLPNSFIHWYGKSESRPGRKLGHVTVLLNSAVNLRKSALDVASAIESLWYPSSQ; encoded by the coding sequence ATGCGAATTGGAGTAATTGGCGGCGGACAGTTAGCCTGGATGATGGCAGATGCCGCTAAAAAATTGAACCTAGAATTGGTGATTCAAACCCCAAGCTCAGATGATCCGGCAGTGGCGATCGCCCAAGATACCCTCTTTGCGCTCGTCAACGATGCAGCCGCGACGACAAAGTTAAGCGATCGGGTGGATGTGATCACGTTTGAAAACGAATTCGTAGATCTCGCTGCTCTGTCTCAGATCCGATCGGCTTGCTTTCGTCCTAGCCTGTCTGCTTTAAAGTCGCTTTTAGATAAGTATGATCAGCGCTGTTTTCTCAAAGCGAATGGTTTACCCACTCCAAAGTTCTGGCAACCTGGAGAGCAACCTGTTTCATTTCCCATCGTTGTGAAGACTCGCCGCTTAGGATATGACGGTCAGGGAACCTGGATTATTCGAGATCAAGCGGCTTGGGATCTGGCAATGACAAAACTCGATGCGGTGCCGATCGTGCTAGAAGAGTTCGTTCCGTTTGAGCGTGAGTTGGCAGTGATGGCAGCGCGATCGATCACGGGCGAGATTGTTGTTTATCCAGTTGTCGAGACTCAGCAAGAGAACCAAGTCTGTCGTCGCGTGATTGCTCCGGCTGAAATTTCGGAATCCGTTGCAAAGGAGATTTCGGCGATCGCTCATACCTTGCTCGATCAGCTAGAAGTGGTCGGAATCTACGGAATTGAACTCTTTTTAACCAAAGACGATCGCGTTTTGGTGAATGAAATTGCACCGCGAACTCACAATTCGGGACACTATACAATCGAGGCTTGTGAAACCTCACAGTTTGAACAGCAGCTTCGTGCTGTCAGTGGTTTACCTTTGGGGAACGCAGCGCTGATTTGTCCTGGAGCAGTGATGGTGAATTTGCTGGGATTTGAGCGGGCAGAAAGTGATTATTTAGACAAAAGAGCGGCGATCGCGCAACTGCCCAACTCGTTTATTCATTGGTATGGCAAGTCAGAATCCCGCCCTGGTCGTAAGCTAGGACACGTCACAGTTTTACTAAATTCAGCTGTGAATCTGCGGAAATCTGCTTTAGACGTGGCAAGTGCGATCGAATCACTCTGGTATCCCTCTTCTCAGTAG
- a CDS encoding pentapeptide repeat-containing protein: protein MRMQRFAIGLLTILICSVWMMSAIADPIQGKRYDQQYRPPLSYSNADVRGQDFSGQTLRFAEFTNANLTDANFSSADLAGAAMSASNMTETNLHGANLQQAMVDQVPMVRVDLSDANLTDAMLLRSAFLDVNITGADFTGAILDRAQIRELCKVAQGTNSKTGADTRESLGCPS from the coding sequence ATGAGGATGCAGCGATTTGCGATCGGTCTACTCACGATTTTGATCTGTAGCGTTTGGATGATGAGCGCGATCGCTGATCCCATTCAGGGGAAACGCTACGATCAGCAGTATCGCCCGCCGTTGTCCTACAGTAATGCCGATGTCAGGGGACAAGATTTTTCCGGACAGACGCTGCGATTTGCCGAATTTACCAACGCCAACTTGACCGATGCAAATTTTTCGAGTGCTGATCTGGCTGGTGCAGCAATGAGTGCCTCGAATATGACGGAAACGAATTTACACGGCGCGAATTTGCAGCAGGCGATGGTTGATCAAGTGCCGATGGTGCGCGTCGATTTGAGCGATGCGAATCTGACCGATGCGATGCTGCTACGGAGTGCATTTCTCGATGTTAATATCACGGGGGCAGATTTTACCGGAGCGATTCTCGATCGCGCTCAGATTCGCGAGTTGTGCAAAGTGGCGCAGGGGACGAATTCTAAAACTGGAGCAGACACGCGGGAATCGCTCGGCTGTCCATCTTAG
- a CDS encoding cobalamin biosynthesis protein codes for MLWIGIGCRRGVSKATIADAIALVLKQYQLSECEIIGIATVERKFDEAGLLEYCQDYNFSLSFFSAEQLQAIPVPNPSIDRIGTRSVAEAAALCAAGSGFLRVPKQAIGKAVTLAIAEIPGKLKSVDLAVGHEDAAICDRSTHDFDL; via the coding sequence ATGCTCTGGATTGGAATCGGCTGTCGGCGTGGAGTTTCAAAAGCAACGATCGCCGACGCAATCGCCCTAGTTCTAAAGCAGTATCAGCTATCCGAGTGTGAAATTATCGGAATTGCTACGGTCGAGCGCAAATTCGATGAAGCCGGACTTTTAGAATATTGCCAAGACTACAATTTCTCGCTGTCTTTTTTTTCAGCCGAGCAGCTTCAGGCGATTCCGGTGCCAAATCCCTCGATCGACCGAATTGGAACACGGAGTGTCGCAGAAGCGGCAGCGCTGTGCGCCGCCGGATCGGGGTTTTTGCGAGTGCCCAAGCAAGCGATCGGTAAAGCTGTAACCCTTGCGATCGCGGAAATTCCAGGTAAGCTGAAAAGTGTTGATTTGGCGGTAGGACATGAGGATGCAGCGATTTGCGATCGGTCTACTCACGATTTTGATCTGTAG
- a CDS encoding tetratricopeptide repeat protein, which yields MQVSKRSVFPLLLTLTAAALTTGCDDASDAVRASTPQLKTDLALGDPAYYVNLGHELQQSRKYDEAIAVYRKAIVLDMENADAYNGLGEVLTTQRRTEEALAAYRRSIDINPKNAAAYSGLGNALADRKRLEEAIAAYRRSIDANPQQMNAYTGLGNVLTQQKKISEAIASYQQALNAPEKTETAQAIAFVGLGRALQTQGRVDEALNLFYKATEIAPEYTWAHVFLGHTLANQEQFDQATAAYQAVLRQPNERKSNLGSSHAIAHNGLGAVLQRQGKMKDAIAQFEKAVETDLNYEAAHANLQRAKQLSAQIPSLTVKNSI from the coding sequence ATGCAAGTTTCTAAACGCTCAGTTTTTCCTTTGCTTCTGACCTTAACGGCTGCGGCATTGACCACCGGATGCGACGATGCTTCCGATGCAGTTCGCGCTTCTACCCCACAACTGAAGACCGATCTGGCGCTAGGCGATCCGGCATATTACGTAAACTTGGGTCACGAACTTCAGCAAAGCCGCAAGTACGACGAGGCGATCGCCGTCTATCGTAAAGCAATCGTCCTTGATATGGAAAACGCTGATGCCTATAACGGCTTAGGTGAAGTGTTAACGACTCAGCGCCGTACCGAAGAAGCACTCGCTGCCTACCGCCGCTCGATCGACATCAATCCCAAAAATGCTGCCGCTTATAGCGGGTTGGGAAATGCCCTCGCCGATCGCAAACGACTCGAAGAAGCGATCGCTGCCTACCGTCGCTCCATTGATGCCAACCCGCAGCAGATGAATGCTTATACGGGACTCGGTAATGTCTTGACGCAACAAAAGAAAATTTCGGAAGCGATCGCGTCCTATCAACAAGCCCTAAATGCCCCAGAGAAAACGGAAACAGCGCAAGCGATCGCATTTGTCGGCTTGGGTCGGGCACTACAAACGCAAGGCAGAGTTGACGAAGCCCTCAACCTGTTCTATAAAGCAACAGAAATTGCGCCAGAGTACACGTGGGCGCACGTTTTTCTGGGTCATACGCTGGCGAACCAAGAGCAATTCGATCAGGCGACCGCCGCTTACCAAGCAGTCTTGAGACAGCCGAACGAACGCAAAAGCAACCTCGGCAGCAGTCACGCGATCGCGCACAACGGGCTAGGCGCAGTGCTGCAACGGCAAGGGAAAATGAAAGACGCGATCGCTCAGTTTGAGAAAGCAGTAGAAACGGATTTGAATTACGAGGCTGCACACGCCAATCTGCAACGAGCAAAGCAGCTATCCGCTCAGATCCCGTCGCTGACCGTGAAAAATTCGATCTAA
- a CDS encoding FHA domain-containing protein produces the protein MLNLPQPNNSGDRALQFLQTYPAISRSLLVDCGHDIDKISTLVEPILDAPKRCATSYYIQAVTTGRTAFLATNLSNPNHSQPSAIASTWVIGRSRKCAIVVPDPSVSRCHAVIGHSVDEGFYLMDVGSSNGTFLNHQRLPALERRSLLDGDSISLSHLLIEFFVVSTKEVFDGWNEPTRASEKS, from the coding sequence ATGTTAAATTTGCCGCAACCAAACAATAGTGGCGATCGTGCGCTCCAGTTCTTGCAAACTTATCCGGCGATTTCGCGATCGCTTCTAGTCGATTGCGGACATGACATCGATAAAATTTCGACCCTGGTTGAGCCTATTCTTGATGCTCCAAAGCGTTGCGCTACGTCCTATTACATTCAGGCAGTCACGACCGGACGAACTGCTTTTCTCGCCACAAATCTGTCGAATCCAAATCACTCTCAACCCAGTGCGATTGCTTCTACTTGGGTGATTGGTCGGAGCCGCAAGTGCGCGATTGTGGTTCCAGATCCTTCGGTTTCACGCTGTCATGCGGTCATCGGTCACAGTGTGGATGAAGGATTCTATCTAATGGATGTGGGAAGCAGCAACGGCACCTTTCTCAACCATCAACGCTTGCCTGCATTAGAGCGGCGATCGCTCCTAGATGGCGATTCGATCTCGCTGAGTCATCTGCTAATCGAGTTTTTTGTGGTCAGCACGAAAGAGGTGTTTGACGGGTGGAACGAACCCACTCGCGCTTCGGAAAAATCTTAG
- a CDS encoding M28 family peptidase, which yields MFYWLHRTRRVVRAWHTWLGGAIALCLIATHALVAADLLYADVQALVKIGARAAGSSRAEQASEYLITEYRKAGYQVEIQTFTYPKFADAGSSLIADGKTIGAWALVRSVAGNVTGQLVAVPNFGRAEDFKAVNVRNRIAIVQRGGNLQFAEKIENAAAAGALGILIVNNQPGNTRGMLLKASAIPAASLSQEVGTSLLQQAQGTSIFATLRVKAQPNALGRNVIAHLPDIKQPQLIIGGHYDSVEYSPGANDNASGTAVVLELARSLSKSPQARQIWFVSFDGEEDGLKGSEAFVDRATSQFLARLKAMLNFDMVGINDRLLLEGSGAMSAITSSINGTVSSNQLGGSDHLSFKAKNVPTLFFFRGKDPNYHSPGDTLVEPRLLRETQATALKIISTILNQASPR from the coding sequence ATGTTCTATTGGTTACATCGAACGCGACGTGTAGTGCGAGCATGGCATACTTGGCTTGGGGGAGCGATCGCGCTCTGTTTGATTGCGACTCATGCGCTAGTTGCAGCGGATTTGCTGTATGCCGATGTGCAGGCGCTGGTGAAGATAGGGGCGCGGGCGGCAGGATCTTCTAGGGCAGAGCAGGCAAGCGAGTATTTGATTACTGAATATCGCAAGGCGGGGTATCAGGTTGAAATCCAGACCTTTACCTATCCGAAGTTTGCAGATGCGGGGTCGAGTTTGATCGCCGATGGCAAAACGATCGGAGCTTGGGCACTGGTTCGCTCTGTTGCGGGGAATGTGACAGGTCAGTTAGTCGCTGTGCCGAATTTTGGGCGAGCTGAAGACTTTAAAGCGGTGAATGTACGAAATCGAATTGCGATCGTTCAGCGCGGCGGCAATCTTCAGTTTGCGGAAAAAATCGAGAACGCAGCAGCGGCAGGGGCGCTCGGGATTTTGATTGTGAATAATCAGCCTGGAAATACTCGCGGAATGTTGCTCAAGGCTTCTGCAATCCCCGCAGCATCGCTTTCTCAGGAAGTAGGAACCTCTCTGCTGCAACAAGCTCAAGGTACAAGCATTTTTGCAACCTTGAGGGTTAAAGCACAGCCCAACGCGCTCGGGCGAAATGTGATTGCCCATTTGCCGGATATCAAACAGCCTCAGTTAATCATCGGCGGACATTACGATTCGGTCGAATACTCTCCGGGCGCGAATGATAACGCATCGGGAACCGCAGTTGTTTTAGAGTTGGCGCGATCGCTCTCAAAATCGCCACAAGCTCGTCAGATTTGGTTTGTGTCGTTTGATGGAGAGGAAGATGGGCTAAAAGGATCGGAGGCGTTTGTCGATCGAGCAACTTCGCAGTTTCTGGCTAGACTCAAAGCAATGCTGAATTTTGATATGGTCGGGATTAACGATCGATTGTTGCTGGAAGGTTCGGGTGCAATGAGCGCGATCACATCCTCAATCAATGGGACTGTCAGTTCCAATCAGCTTGGCGGGAGTGATCATCTGTCTTTTAAAGCGAAAAATGTACCCACTTTGTTTTTCTTCCGGGGTAAAGACCCAAACTATCATTCACCAGGAGATACCCTTGTTGAGCCTCGTTTGCTGAGAGAAACCCAAGCAACAGCACTAAAGATCATCTCCACTATTCTCAATCAAGCATCACCAAGATAA
- a CDS encoding ABC transporter ATP-binding protein, giving the protein MLKTLEPIRGLLPFLELYPWAIPTIVVLGILSSLSEGLGISLFIPLFQSLQQPDSQGTSNSFLRFLTQILGDVSPNQRFFLIALFIFGCILIKSCLTYGNAILFSWLDSRIGHQLRSKIHQQLMRVSYSFIESSESGRFMNTLGTETWQTSQALKVFVNLIIDTCTVLVFVGFLLLISWQLTLIVSAAIGLISLSIQTITRRVKPYSYEAVEANKRLAGRMWESLGGMRVIRSFGRESYEQARFDAASGQVRDMFFKLAVLSGIVPPLSELLSATLVLFILVVAVNQAQATLPTLLTFVFILYRLQPKVKQIDSACVSLLSLTSSIAEVSTLLDRSDKPYLQSGALPFPGLQQSIAFRNVGFRYPAQPKPAVEDISIWIPPGKTTALVGPSGAGKSTLLHLLCRFCDPSEGEIYVNGTPLRKFNLNAWRDRLAIVSQDVFMFSTTIRENIAYGRLDATDDEIIAAAQLANAHDFILQLPYGYETEMGDRGMRLSGGQRQRIALARAIVRDPDILILDEATNALDSISEDLIQQALATLSQNRTVIVIAHRLSTIEQADQIIVMDHGRVVEQGDLQHLLQLNGLFTKMYQLQYRSA; this is encoded by the coding sequence ATGTTGAAAACATTGGAGCCAATTCGAGGACTGCTGCCATTTTTGGAGCTCTATCCTTGGGCAATTCCTACGATCGTGGTGCTGGGAATTTTGTCATCACTGTCTGAAGGGCTGGGGATTAGCTTGTTTATCCCCTTGTTTCAAAGTCTTCAGCAGCCGGATTCTCAAGGCACCAGCAATTCTTTTCTGCGCTTCCTGACCCAGATTTTGGGAGATGTTTCGCCGAATCAGCGCTTTTTTCTAATTGCTTTATTTATCTTTGGCTGCATTTTGATCAAGTCTTGCCTGACTTATGGCAATGCAATTCTGTTTTCTTGGCTTGACTCCCGCATTGGTCATCAGCTGCGATCGAAGATCCATCAGCAGTTGATGAGGGTGAGCTATAGCTTTATTGAAAGCAGCGAGTCGGGTAGGTTCATGAATACTTTAGGCACAGAGACCTGGCAAACCAGCCAAGCGCTGAAAGTGTTTGTGAACTTAATTATTGATACTTGCACTGTTTTGGTGTTTGTTGGTTTTTTGCTGTTGATTTCCTGGCAATTGACTTTGATTGTCAGTGCTGCGATCGGGCTAATTTCACTCAGTATTCAAACGATTACCCGTCGCGTGAAGCCTTACAGCTATGAGGCTGTAGAAGCCAACAAACGCCTTGCTGGGCGAATGTGGGAAAGCTTAGGCGGAATGCGGGTGATTCGGTCATTTGGACGCGAAAGCTATGAGCAAGCTCGATTTGATGCCGCCTCAGGGCAAGTCCGCGACATGTTTTTCAAATTAGCAGTGCTGAGTGGTATTGTCCCCCCCCTGTCGGAACTGCTATCCGCGACTCTCGTATTGTTTATTTTGGTCGTTGCGGTCAATCAAGCCCAAGCGACTTTGCCAACCTTGCTGACCTTTGTGTTTATCCTCTATCGACTACAACCGAAGGTCAAACAAATTGATAGCGCTTGCGTGTCTTTGCTTAGCCTGACTAGCTCGATCGCTGAAGTGAGTACTTTGCTCGATCGCTCTGATAAGCCTTATCTCCAGTCAGGAGCACTGCCGTTTCCAGGTTTGCAGCAGTCGATCGCGTTTCGCAATGTTGGATTTCGCTACCCTGCGCAGCCAAAGCCTGCGGTAGAGGACATTTCAATTTGGATTCCACCGGGTAAGACGACGGCACTCGTTGGCCCCTCTGGAGCAGGAAAATCGACGCTGCTCCATCTGCTCTGCCGCTTCTGCGATCCGAGCGAAGGAGAAATCTATGTTAACGGCACTCCTCTGCGGAAATTCAATCTCAATGCTTGGCGCGATCGCTTAGCGATTGTCAGCCAGGATGTGTTTATGTTCAGCACCACTATTCGCGAAAACATTGCTTACGGACGGCTCGATGCTACAGATGATGAAATTATTGCCGCAGCCCAATTGGCAAATGCTCATGACTTTATTTTGCAACTGCCCTACGGCTATGAAACTGAAATGGGCGATCGCGGTATGCGGTTATCAGGTGGACAACGTCAGCGTATTGCTCTGGCACGGGCGATCGTTCGCGATCCTGACATCCTGATTCTAGATGAAGCCACTAATGCCCTAGATAGCATTTCCGAAGACTTAATCCAGCAGGCGCTGGCAACACTCAGCCAAAACCGTACCGTGATCGTGATAGCACATCGACTCTCGACGATCGAGCAAGCCGATCAAATCATTGTGATGGATCACGGACGAGTGGTGGAGCAAGGAGACCTTCAGCATCTCCTTCAACTGAACGGACTATTCACCAAGATGTACCAGTTGCAATACCGCAGTGCCTAA